Below is a genomic region from Cellulomonas sp. P24.
CGTACGCGGTGGCCCTCACGGTCAAGAGCGAGGACGCCCTCGCGCCGCTGCTGAACGGCATCGCGCTGCCGCTCCTGCTCCTGTCCGGGATCCTGCTGCCCATCGTCTCGCCGGCGTGGCTCAAGCACGTGAGCGACGCGAACCCGCTCAAGCACGTGGTCGACGGGATCCGTGCCGAGTTCCTGGGCCACCTGACGTCCGCCGAGTCGCTCTGGGGCTACGCGGTCACGATCGGGCTGGTGATCCTCGGTGTGTGGTTCGGGACACGCACGTTCCGGCGCGAGAACAGCTGAGAGATCAGGCCGGGCTCACTCCACGCCAAGCAGGACCTCGATCGCACGCGCGCAGAACGCATCGACCGGTCCCTCGGCGTATCCCCTCGCCCCGTGGCGTCGCCGGAACGTCGAGGAACGGATCTCGTGCGCGGTGAGCGGGTCACCGTGGTCGAAGTAGGCCGTGAGCCGGTGGCACAGCGCGTCGACGTCGTCCATGTCGTACCCGAGGTGGCCAGGCTGGGCCGGGGCGAACCGTTGCCGCTCGGGCCGGCCCAGCCGCCCGTAGAGCGACCGGGCCTGCTCGGCGAGGTGGTTCATCCACGCCTGCTGCCCCTCCGCCGCCAGCTTCTGGGCACGCGCCCGGGCCACGAACGCCGCCTCGAGGCGATCGAGCGCCGCGTCGACCGCGGCCGTCGAGTAGCCTCCCCGCACCAGGTCGAACGC
It encodes:
- a CDS encoding DivIVA domain-containing protein translates to MAGMFRTVSRLRTGYAPEDVDEFFDHAREVYENGVAGDLSGHDVRLAAFDLVRGGYSTAAVDAALDRLEAAFVARARAQKLAAEGQQAWMNHLAEQARSLYGRLGRPERQRFAPAQPGHLGYDMDDVDALCHRLTAYFDHGDPLTAHEIRSSTFRRRHGARGYAEGPVDAFCARAIEVLLGVE